In Phormidium yuhuli AB48, one genomic interval encodes:
- a CDS encoding PadR family transcriptional regulator, with product MLELCALGLLQREPVHGYRLKQDLELFMSSCLSVNYGAIYPLLHRLEERGYIESSIEESPESGSPRKIYSVTPEGQARWHTLMTQKSRDSWVNSRSRFMVKFFFFSDIDPELRLKLLKARIRACEERQELVHSQEFGLDPYQEAAWERHLQMLMNEIHWLHDQLEQEQGRHSPKTQESPSNPAIH from the coding sequence ATGCTAGAACTCTGTGCCCTCGGCTTACTGCAACGAGAACCCGTCCATGGCTACCGCCTCAAACAGGACTTAGAACTCTTCATGAGTAGCTGTCTGAGCGTCAACTATGGGGCCATTTACCCGTTGCTACATCGCCTAGAGGAGCGGGGTTACATCGAAAGCAGCATTGAAGAGAGTCCCGAGAGCGGTAGTCCGCGAAAAATCTACAGCGTCACCCCCGAGGGTCAGGCCCGATGGCACACCCTCATGACCCAGAAATCGCGAGACAGTTGGGTCAACAGTCGTTCCCGATTCATGGTCAAGTTCTTTTTCTTCAGCGACATTGATCCCGAGTTACGCCTAAAACTCTTAAAAGCCCGTATTCGAGCTTGTGAAGAGCGTCAAGAGCTAGTCCATAGCCAAGAGTTTGGTCTCGATCCCTATCAGGAGGCGGCTTGGGAGCGACATCTACAAATGCTGATGAACGAAATCCATTGGCTTCACGACCAACTCGAACAAGAACAAGGCCGCCATTCCCCGAAGACTCAAGAGAGTCCCTCGAACCCTGCCATTCATTAA
- a CDS encoding CPXCG motif-containing cysteine-rich protein, translating into MQNTATYYCAYCGEENSTFVDWSAGSQQSYLEDCQVCCRPNILYVHFDEDLEEVEINTEPES; encoded by the coding sequence ATGCAAAATACAGCGACGTATTACTGTGCCTATTGTGGAGAAGAAAATAGCACCTTTGTGGATTGGAGTGCCGGTAGCCAGCAATCTTATCTGGAAGATTGCCAAGTTTGCTGTCGCCCCAATATCCTCTATGTTCATTTTGATGAAGATTTAGAGGAAGTGGAGATTAATACAGAGCCAGAATCGTGA
- a CDS encoding DUF3800 domain-containing protein codes for MSQSFAFYIDESGSPKPNPRDSASHFAVGGVLVRQDDESLIRLKITDFKKRWKIDEPVALHGNEIRSRKKNFAWLGLKSKDEQNQFLQDLTDTIVDCPIIVHGPASRASLSITPFCKLLTCACILSQSLKNSLKTVHFRHFSNIRS; via the coding sequence GTGAGTCAATCGTTTGCTTTTTACATAGATGAGAGTGGGAGTCCTAAGCCAAATCCTAGGGACTCAGCTAGCCACTTTGCTGTTGGGGGAGTATTAGTCCGGCAAGATGATGAAAGCCTAATTCGTCTAAAAATTACAGATTTCAAAAAACGTTGGAAAATTGATGAACCTGTTGCTCTACATGGCAACGAAATCCGGAGTAGAAAGAAAAACTTTGCTTGGCTAGGACTTAAATCAAAAGATGAACAAAATCAGTTTTTGCAGGACTTAACAGATACAATTGTTGATTGTCCGATTATTGTTCATGGACCGGCATCGAGGGCAAGTCTAAGCATCACCCCATTTTGCAAATTGCTGACCTGTGCCTGTATCCTATCGCAAAGTCTAAAGAACAGCCTCAAAACCGTGCATTTCAGACACTTCTCCAACATCAGAAGCTAG
- a CDS encoding carbohydrate ABC transporter permease — protein MAQSTRSPLQSLFLYLLLSLLALLMLFPLLWLLSTALKSPQENLFQIPPQWLPEQPTLGNFIRVWQSQPFGRYLFNSTLVAIGTVVFNLLFCSLAAYPLARLQFHGRDLIFTAIVATLAIPFQIIMVPLYVLAIQLGLNNTYLGIMFPYLAGAFGIFLLRQAFAAVPKELEEAARMDGCSELGIWGRIMLPAIRPALVTLAIFTFIGSWGDFLWPLIILDRPELYTLPLGVAQLSGAFSLDWRLIAAGAIISIIPVLVVFILVQRYIISSNVSSGIKG, from the coding sequence ATGGCTCAATCCACTCGTTCCCCCCTACAGTCCCTTTTCCTCTATCTCCTCCTAAGCCTCCTGGCCCTGTTGATGCTATTTCCCCTCCTCTGGCTCTTGAGTACTGCCCTCAAATCCCCCCAAGAGAATCTCTTTCAAATTCCCCCCCAATGGCTCCCAGAACAGCCTACCCTGGGAAACTTCATCCGGGTTTGGCAGAGTCAACCCTTTGGGCGCTATCTGTTTAATAGCACTTTGGTCGCCATCGGGACGGTTGTCTTCAACCTCCTGTTTTGTTCTCTAGCTGCCTATCCCCTGGCCCGATTACAATTTCACGGTCGAGATTTGATTTTTACTGCCATCGTCGCCACTTTGGCAATTCCTTTTCAAATTATCATGGTTCCCCTCTATGTCCTCGCCATTCAACTGGGATTAAATAACACCTATTTAGGCATCATGTTTCCCTATTTAGCCGGAGCATTTGGTATCTTTCTGCTGCGACAGGCCTTTGCCGCCGTACCTAAGGAATTAGAAGAAGCTGCCCGAATGGATGGTTGTTCAGAATTGGGGATTTGGGGCCGGATTATGCTGCCGGCTATTCGTCCCGCCCTCGTTACCTTAGCGATTTTTACCTTTATCGGCTCTTGGGGAGACTTCCTCTGGCCCCTAATTATTTTAGACCGCCCAGAACTCTATACTCTCCCCTTAGGAGTGGCACAACTATCTGGGGCATTTTCCCTAGATTGGCGCTTGATTGCAGCTGGGGCAATTATTTCCATTATACCTGTTTTAGTTGTCTTTATTTTAGTGCAGCGGTATATCATTTCCTCAAACGTCAGCAGTGGTATTAAAGGTTAG
- a CDS encoding pentapeptide repeat-containing protein, which yields MANLEHLSILRQGVETWNQWRDINPHLIPDLYDADLRNYPLQGANLRRVVLGKTSLSLAHLQGADLSQADLYEADLFRTNLQQANLQQAYLCRANLYRADLRDTQLQQACLSRSDLTKANLQRANLSHTSFTEANLSQANCQDSDFSYAFLKSVRVYGTNFDNANLSGTCLQDWHIDSLTQLETAICKYFYRDYDTWKNCFLHRYPASDKDFLNPGELALILHPLEKTLDFTFKEPICFPSLVKSLEHLTNKLPKSTILALEQADDGSFILRMSVSESAEIEDIKQEFWTDYNRLRQSPGRRSQPHPTSLFSLLKTLANR from the coding sequence ATGGCGAACCTAGAACATCTCTCAATCCTGAGACAGGGAGTTGAAACCTGGAACCAATGGCGAGACATCAACCCTCATCTCATCCCAGACCTTTACGATGCGGACTTACGGAATTATCCCTTACAAGGGGCAAACCTGAGACGAGTGGTTCTCGGTAAAACCTCTCTCAGCCTGGCCCATCTACAAGGGGCCGACTTATCCCAAGCCGATCTCTACGAAGCGGATCTGTTTCGGACCAACTTACAACAGGCCAATTTACAACAAGCCTATCTCTGTCGGGCCAACCTCTATCGGGCCGACTTACGGGACACTCAACTGCAACAGGCCTGTCTCAGCCGCAGCGATCTCACCAAAGCCAATCTTCAGCGGGCCAATCTCTCCCATACCAGTTTTACCGAAGCCAACCTCAGCCAAGCCAACTGTCAGGATAGCGATTTCAGTTATGCCTTTCTCAAATCTGTGCGAGTCTATGGCACCAACTTTGACAATGCTAACCTGAGTGGGACTTGTCTTCAAGATTGGCATATCGACTCATTGACACAACTGGAAACGGCGATTTGTAAATATTTTTATCGTGATTATGACACCTGGAAAAACTGTTTTTTACATCGCTATCCTGCTTCAGATAAAGATTTTTTAAACCCTGGAGAACTTGCTTTAATTCTCCATCCTTTGGAGAAAACACTCGATTTTACTTTTAAGGAACCGATTTGTTTCCCATCTCTTGTTAAAAGCCTTGAACATCTCACAAACAAGCTACCAAAAAGTACCATTTTAGCCTTAGAACAAGCTGATGATGGAAGCTTTATTTTGCGAATGTCTGTTAGTGAAAGTGCAGAAATTGAAGATATAAAACAAGAATTTTGGACAGACTATAATCGCTTACGTCAATCCCCAGGTCGGCGATCGCAACCCCATCCAACCAGCCTATTTTCCCTTTTAAAAACCTTAGCCAATCGTTGA
- a CDS encoding RluA family pseudouridine synthase, translating into MLNQGWTYRDRLGSLPPGTTVLDYYAQRYRHSTRQMWRDRILDGQIHLNDKPTTPETQLEAGQCLTYHRPPWDEPEVPLRFDRLDEDEDILLLGKPSGLPVLPGAGFLQHTLWFQLQQTYPEIAPIHRLGRGTSGIMVWGKSPQGRSQLNQQLRRRQMLKVYRAWVGDWSHGDRLTIKQPIGKLPHPTLGSVYGATSNGRWAESQVEVLTRSPEGVLLEVRILTGRPHQIRIHLAAVGHPLVGDPLYSPGGELNLTLNPETQTYPVPGDCGYFLHSFRLGFHHPTSGDWRCWDCPPPDRLK; encoded by the coding sequence ATGTTAAATCAGGGTTGGACGTATCGGGATCGCCTGGGTTCCCTCCCTCCAGGAACAACGGTGTTGGACTATTATGCCCAACGCTATCGCCATTCGACTCGCCAAATGTGGCGCGATCGCATCCTGGATGGCCAAATCCATCTCAATGATAAGCCCACAACGCCGGAAACACAGCTAGAGGCGGGCCAATGTCTCACCTATCATCGCCCCCCCTGGGATGAACCGGAGGTTCCCCTGAGGTTCGATCGCCTGGATGAGGATGAGGATATTTTGCTGCTGGGGAAACCCTCGGGCCTGCCGGTTCTTCCGGGGGCGGGGTTTTTGCAGCATACCCTTTGGTTTCAGCTACAACAAACCTATCCTGAGATTGCCCCGATTCATCGCTTGGGACGAGGAACGTCGGGAATTATGGTTTGGGGAAAATCTCCCCAGGGGCGATCGCAGTTGAATCAGCAACTTCGCCGTCGGCAGATGTTGAAGGTTTATCGGGCCTGGGTGGGGGATTGGTCTCATGGCGATCGCCTGACGATTAAGCAGCCGATTGGCAAACTCCCCCATCCCACTCTAGGAAGCGTCTATGGGGCCACGTCTAACGGCCGTTGGGCGGAAAGTCAGGTGGAAGTTTTGACTCGTTCTCCTGAGGGGGTTCTGTTAGAGGTGAGAATCCTCACGGGCCGACCGCACCAAATTCGCATTCATTTGGCGGCGGTGGGTCATCCTTTAGTGGGAGACCCTCTCTATTCTCCGGGCGGGGAGTTGAATTTAACCCTCAATCCTGAAACCCAAACCTATCCAGTTCCTGGGGATTGTGGCTATTTTCTCCATAGTTTTCGCTTGGGGTTTCATCATCCCACCTCGGGAGATTGGCGATGTTGGGATTGTCCTCCCCCTGACCGCTTGAAGTGA
- a CDS encoding SRPBCC family protein, which yields MLNFTYSSLINAPLETVWQFHERADILQILTPPWQPVEVVRREGGLDVGAMTEFKIYLGPLPVTWLARHTECDRPYRFTDEQIEGPMDYWQHRHQFSEDNGQTRLTDSIRYEIPLAAVSEPLMGWFVGDRLRDMFRYRHEVTKRECEQLGA from the coding sequence ATGCTGAATTTTACCTATTCCAGCCTAATTAATGCACCGCTTGAAACCGTCTGGCAGTTTCATGAACGGGCCGATATTTTGCAAATTCTAACCCCTCCCTGGCAACCAGTTGAGGTGGTGCGACGGGAGGGGGGCCTGGATGTGGGAGCGATGACGGAGTTTAAGATTTATCTGGGCCCCCTTCCCGTCACGTGGCTGGCTCGCCATACGGAGTGCGATCGCCCCTATCGGTTTACCGATGAACAAATCGAGGGCCCGATGGATTATTGGCAACATCGCCACCAGTTTAGCGAGGACAATGGACAAACCCGTCTGACGGACAGCATTCGCTATGAAATCCCCCTAGCGGCTGTTTCTGAACCCTTGATGGGGTGGTTTGTGGGCGATCGCCTCCGGGATATGTTCCGCTACCGTCATGAGGTAACGAAACGAGAGTGCGAACAACTGGGGGCGTAA
- a CDS encoding DUF962 domain-containing protein, protein MTQKFTSFETFYPYYLEAHENPICRRLHLLGVIVALGAILYSILTQTWWTLAIAPGFGYPCAWLSHAIFGKNVPATFGHPFYSFKGGILMYRDMLTGKVPF, encoded by the coding sequence ATGACCCAAAAATTCACCTCCTTTGAAACCTTTTACCCCTACTACCTCGAAGCCCATGAAAACCCCATTTGTCGGCGACTCCATCTCTTGGGCGTTATCGTCGCCCTCGGGGCCATTCTCTACTCAATTCTCACTCAAACCTGGTGGACTTTGGCGATCGCCCCCGGATTCGGCTATCCTTGCGCCTGGCTAAGTCATGCCATCTTCGGCAAAAACGTCCCCGCCACCTTCGGCCACCCCTTCTATAGCTTCAAAGGGGGGATTCTCATGTATCGCGATATGCTAACCGGCAAAGTTCCCTTCTAA
- a CDS encoding efflux RND transporter periplasmic adaptor subunit, protein MQADHISSNQTSSETPESPVPAEERNNPPKWWLVLLLTILLAGGGGFLGWQWWQSQQQAGEEQQQAGSATGVRVEPVETTTLQESSLFVGTLEAEQTASLRAEADGEIRSVFVRPGDIVGQGEPLAQLDRRSLEASLDQAQANINRAEARLSELRAGPRSEQIEQARARLRQAEADLRDAQAGASPSQIAQAESRIESAQASLELARQRLDRFRRLEAQGAIPTDDLDEAQERYRTAQANLQEAQRRREELEQTRGSSVSRLSAQVQERREALRELETGTRPEEIAQAQADLDAALADARSIEVSLENTQIIAPFSGIVGDLPLRVGDSVSRGEVFTSLTQNDSLELRLSIPLERSNDLRLGLPVEVFDASDNPGDPLALGRVSFISPNVDSEAQTILVRVSFSNPEGRLRHRQFVRSRVIWGDRPDTVVVPTTALIFEGERRFVFVAQPNGEQFIAERRQVELGQTQGDQSEVVEGLEPGDRLITSGLQQIRDGQPVAPTP, encoded by the coding sequence ATGCAAGCGGATCACATCTCCTCGAATCAAACCTCAAGCGAAACCCCAGAATCTCCCGTTCCCGCTGAGGAACGCAATAATCCCCCCAAATGGTGGCTCGTTCTGCTCCTAACCATCCTTTTAGCTGGTGGCGGAGGCTTCTTAGGTTGGCAATGGTGGCAATCTCAACAGCAAGCCGGGGAAGAACAGCAACAAGCCGGTTCCGCAACGGGGGTGCGAGTCGAGCCAGTTGAAACCACAACCCTGCAAGAGAGTTCTCTCTTTGTCGGCACCCTAGAAGCCGAACAAACCGCCAGCCTACGGGCCGAAGCCGATGGAGAAATTCGCAGTGTATTCGTGCGTCCCGGCGATATTGTCGGTCAAGGGGAACCTTTGGCCCAACTCGATCGCCGCTCCCTAGAAGCTAGCCTCGACCAAGCCCAAGCCAACATTAACCGAGCTGAGGCGAGACTCTCAGAATTGCGAGCGGGTCCCCGTTCCGAACAGATTGAACAGGCCCGGGCGCGATTGCGACAAGCGGAAGCCGACCTTCGAGATGCCCAGGCCGGAGCCAGTCCCTCCCAGATTGCCCAAGCTGAATCGCGCATCGAATCAGCTCAAGCGAGTCTGGAGTTGGCCCGGCAACGGCTCGATCGCTTCCGTCGTCTTGAAGCTCAGGGAGCCATTCCCACAGATGACTTAGACGAAGCCCAAGAACGCTATCGCACGGCCCAAGCCAATCTCCAAGAAGCCCAACGGCGGCGAGAAGAACTCGAACAAACGCGGGGCAGTAGTGTCAGCCGTCTATCCGCTCAAGTTCAGGAGCGGCGGGAAGCTTTGCGAGAACTGGAAACCGGGACTCGTCCTGAAGAAATTGCCCAAGCTCAAGCCGATCTCGATGCCGCTCTTGCCGATGCTCGCTCCATTGAAGTAAGTCTGGAAAACACTCAAATTATCGCCCCTTTCAGTGGCATTGTCGGAGACTTACCTCTGAGGGTCGGAGATTCCGTCAGTCGTGGCGAAGTGTTTACGAGTCTGACTCAAAATGACAGCTTAGAACTGCGATTATCCATTCCTCTTGAGCGCAGTAATGACCTTCGCTTAGGCCTACCCGTGGAAGTCTTCGACGCCTCCGACAATCCTGGAGATCCCCTGGCCCTGGGACGGGTGAGTTTTATTTCCCCGAACGTAGACAGCGAAGCCCAAACGATTCTCGTGAGGGTTAGCTTTAGTAATCCCGAGGGCCGCTTGCGACATCGCCAATTTGTGCGATCGCGAGTCATCTGGGGCGATCGCCCCGACACCGTCGTCGTCCCCACCACCGCTCTCATCTTTGAAGGGGAACGACGATTTGTCTTCGTCGCCCAACCCAACGGTGAGCAGTTCATCGCCGAACGGCGACAAGTGGAACTTGGACAAACCCAGGGTGACCAAAGTGAAGTCGTCGAGGGCCTAGAACCGGGCGATCGCCTCATCACCTCCGGACTGCAACAAATCCGCGACGGACAACCCGTTGCCCCTACCCCCTAA
- a CDS encoding rhomboid family intramembrane serine protease: MVPLKDENPIQITPIVTYVLITANIVIFIYQLSLGTSELQELLQNFAFIPGQLSETLQGGSTGDLVPEPLTLVTSQFLHGSIPHVIFNMLYLWIFGNNIEEEMGHIRYLTFYLLCGVLAALSQYIFDTSSMIPTLGASGAIAGVMGAYIFRFPQAKVLTLIPLGFFWFTVRIPAIFFLGFWFLQQAFNSVLTLDAQLNAGGAESMVAYWAHAGGFVFGALLGPLFGLFSRRD; this comes from the coding sequence ATGGTTCCCTTAAAAGACGAGAATCCCATACAGATTACCCCAATTGTCACCTATGTTTTAATTACCGCCAACATTGTCATCTTCATCTACCAACTGAGTCTGGGAACCAGTGAACTGCAAGAACTCCTGCAAAACTTTGCCTTTATCCCCGGTCAACTGTCAGAGACCTTGCAGGGGGGGTCCACCGGCGACCTCGTTCCCGAACCCCTAACCCTGGTCACCTCTCAGTTTCTCCATGGGAGCATTCCCCACGTTATTTTTAATATGCTCTATCTGTGGATTTTCGGCAATAACATTGAAGAGGAGATGGGTCATATTCGCTATTTGACCTTCTATCTTCTCTGTGGGGTACTCGCCGCCTTAAGTCAATATATTTTCGACACCAGTTCCATGATTCCCACCCTCGGGGCCAGCGGTGCGATCGCCGGTGTCATGGGGGCCTATATTTTCCGTTTCCCCCAAGCCAAAGTCTTAACCCTAATCCCCCTGGGATTTTTCTGGTTCACCGTAAGAATTCCAGCAATTTTCTTCCTTGGCTTTTGGTTTTTACAACAAGCCTTCAACAGTGTTCTCACCCTAGACGCCCAACTCAACGCCGGCGGTGCCGAAAGTATGGTCGCCTACTGGGCCCACGCCGGAGGCTTCGTCTTCGGGGCCCTCCTCGGCCCCCTCTTCGGACTCTTCTCCCGCCGCGACTAA
- a CDS encoding efflux RND transporter permease subunit: MFYQFFIKRPVFASVCSLLLMLVGLVGYGSLPVQELPSIDPPVVSVNTTYPGANPRVVETEVTEILEAELNGVEGVRTLTSTSREGVSSITVQFELDQDIDVGAQEVQRSISQVLGRLPDDVDAPVIRRESGDATPIIWFSVYGDNEGISTLELSDYADRVLVNALESVNGVSSIFVGGERRYAMRLWIDPQRLSARNLTILDVENVLRQENIELPSGRIEGQRSEFSVRTLGRLQEPEEYEALVLRTTSDGTQIRFSDVGYAEIGAEDDRSFVRFNGRPAVGLGVVKLATANTLEVAADARAEMERLRADFPPGMDYEVAVDNSEFVQLAIDEVWGSLYLACLLVVLVIFFFLRDWRATIIPAVTIPVSLISAFGVMFILDFSINTLTLFALTLATGLVVDDTIVVLENIVRYIEQEEMKPYHAAIKGLQEVIFAVIATTVVLVAVFLPVGFATGVTGQLFAEFALTLAGSVIVSSFVALTLAPTLSARVLKSHSMLHGWIFDKVEDFLNGAANFYASSLRLALSFKTVVVVAFALSLGLLGILFTQIPQGFLPDEDRGQILTIVNAPQGVTINYTDEVMQQIEAIYEEIPEVRYYFTIGAFGGGGPGQVNQGIAFVRLQPWDERSQPQQSQQALVGQLFGRFSQISDALIFPVNPPALPGAGLGQPVQMVLQGASLEQLAEISGDFAQRANALPELMNVDTTLKITQPEVTVAIDRQKAAALGINARDIANTLQILLGGQQITSFNRENRRYEVVVQAEERFRLSPERLQELSLRTSEGELVPLSNLVRLETSTTPPQIEHYQRFRSATVEGSPAPGYSLGEAIEALQTLADEIVPSEITTQLAGESLEFEEAGEATAFIFGLAMAFIFLVLSAQFESYLDPIVVLLAVPLSLIGALGSLLLVGLELNVYSQIGLIMLIGLATKNSILIVEFANQKREEGLSIYRAVVEAGRIRFRPILMTAFSTIFGLMPLALATGAGAASRVSIGVSVVGGMFLSTILSLYVVPVFYLIINGVQTRLVRTLHLEPEH; this comes from the coding sequence ATGTTTTACCAGTTTTTCATTAAGCGCCCCGTCTTCGCCTCCGTCTGTTCCCTGTTGCTAATGCTGGTGGGACTGGTGGGGTACGGGAGCCTACCGGTCCAGGAACTCCCCAGCATTGACCCTCCAGTGGTGAGCGTCAACACGACCTATCCCGGTGCCAACCCCAGGGTTGTGGAAACCGAGGTGACCGAAATCCTCGAAGCCGAACTCAACGGCGTTGAAGGAGTCCGCACCCTCACCTCCACCAGTCGAGAAGGTGTCAGTTCCATCACCGTCCAGTTTGAACTCGACCAAGATATTGATGTCGGCGCCCAAGAAGTCCAGCGCAGCATCTCCCAAGTTTTAGGGCGACTCCCCGACGACGTCGACGCTCCCGTCATTCGTCGTGAATCCGGAGATGCCACACCCATCATTTGGTTTAGCGTTTACGGGGATAATGAGGGCATCAGCACCCTAGAACTGAGTGACTACGCCGATCGCGTCCTTGTGAATGCCCTCGAAAGCGTCAATGGGGTCAGTAGCATCTTCGTCGGGGGAGAGCGGCGCTATGCCATGCGACTGTGGATCGACCCCCAACGACTCAGCGCCCGGAACCTCACCATCCTAGACGTGGAAAATGTGCTACGTCAGGAAAACATCGAACTTCCCAGCGGTCGGATTGAAGGACAACGCAGCGAATTTTCCGTGCGTACCCTTGGACGACTCCAAGAACCCGAAGAATACGAAGCCCTAGTCCTACGCACCACCAGCGATGGAACCCAAATTCGCTTCTCAGATGTGGGTTATGCCGAGATTGGGGCCGAAGATGATCGCTCCTTCGTGCGTTTTAACGGTCGTCCGGCTGTGGGTTTAGGGGTCGTCAAACTGGCCACCGCCAACACCCTAGAGGTGGCCGCCGATGCTCGCGCCGAAATGGAACGACTGCGGGCCGACTTTCCACCGGGGATGGACTATGAAGTCGCCGTGGATAACTCAGAATTTGTGCAACTGGCGATCGACGAAGTCTGGGGGTCCCTCTATCTCGCCTGTTTACTGGTGGTACTGGTCATCTTCTTCTTCCTACGGGATTGGCGGGCGACTATTATCCCCGCCGTGACCATTCCCGTCTCCCTGATTTCCGCCTTCGGGGTCATGTTTATCTTGGACTTCTCCATCAATACCCTGACCCTGTTTGCCCTCACCCTGGCCACCGGCTTAGTTGTGGACGATACCATCGTTGTCTTAGAAAACATCGTCCGCTACATCGAACAGGAAGAGATGAAACCCTATCATGCCGCCATCAAGGGGTTACAAGAGGTGATTTTTGCCGTGATTGCCACCACCGTCGTTTTGGTGGCGGTGTTCCTTCCTGTGGGGTTTGCCACCGGCGTCACCGGACAACTCTTTGCCGAATTCGCCCTCACCCTGGCCGGCTCCGTGATTGTCTCCTCCTTCGTCGCCCTAACCCTGGCCCCAACCCTCTCCGCCCGAGTCTTAAAATCTCACTCCATGCTCCATGGTTGGATTTTTGACAAAGTGGAAGACTTCTTGAATGGAGCGGCCAACTTTTACGCCTCTAGTTTGCGTCTGGCCCTGTCCTTTAAAACCGTGGTTGTGGTGGCTTTCGCCCTGTCTCTGGGCTTACTGGGGATTTTATTTACCCAAATTCCTCAAGGCTTTCTCCCCGATGAAGATCGCGGTCAAATTCTCACCATTGTCAATGCGCCTCAGGGGGTCACCATTAACTATACCGATGAGGTGATGCAGCAAATCGAAGCCATTTATGAGGAAATTCCTGAAGTCCGCTATTACTTCACCATTGGTGCTTTTGGGGGAGGCGGCCCGGGACAAGTGAATCAGGGGATTGCCTTTGTACGGCTCCAACCTTGGGACGAACGGAGTCAACCGCAGCAGTCTCAACAAGCTCTTGTGGGTCAGCTCTTTGGGCGCTTCTCCCAGATTTCTGATGCCTTAATTTTCCCAGTGAATCCACCGGCGTTACCGGGAGCGGGTTTAGGGCAACCGGTCCAAATGGTCTTACAGGGGGCGAGTTTGGAGCAGTTGGCAGAGATTTCCGGGGACTTTGCCCAGCGGGCCAATGCACTTCCTGAATTGATGAATGTGGATACCACCCTGAAAATCACTCAACCTGAGGTGACCGTGGCCATTGACCGTCAGAAGGCGGCGGCCTTGGGGATTAATGCCCGTGATATTGCCAACACCCTGCAAATTCTCTTGGGGGGACAACAAATCACCAGTTTCAACCGAGAAAATCGTCGCTATGAAGTGGTGGTACAGGCTGAGGAACGCTTCCGCCTTAGTCCTGAGCGCCTTCAGGAACTCTCCTTACGCACCAGTGAGGGAGAGTTAGTGCCTTTATCGAACTTAGTGCGTTTAGAAACCAGTACCACTCCGCCCCAGATTGAACATTATCAACGGTTCCGCTCCGCTACGGTTGAGGGGTCTCCGGCACCGGGGTATAGTCTCGGCGAGGCGATTGAGGCTCTACAAACTCTAGCGGATGAGATAGTTCCCTCAGAAATCACCACTCAGTTGGCTGGGGAGTCGTTGGAGTTCGAGGAAGCCGGGGAAGCCACAGCGTTTATCTTTGGCTTAGCCATGGCCTTTATTTTCCTAGTGCTATCGGCTCAGTTCGAGAGTTATTTAGATCCGATTGTGGTCTTGTTGGCGGTTCCACTGTCTTTGATTGGGGCTTTAGGTTCCCTCTTATTGGTTGGATTAGAGTTGAATGTGTATAGCCAGATTGGCTTGATTATGCTCATCGGCTTGGCAACCAAAAACTCAATTTTGATTGTGGAGTTTGCGAATCAAAAACGGGAAGAAGGACTTTCAATTTATCGAGCGGTTGTTGAAGCTGGTCGCATTCGCTTTCGACCCATTTTAATGACAGCTTTCTCCACGATTTTCGGCTTGATGCCTCTGGCTCTTGCTACGGGTGCTGGGGCAGCTAGTCGAGTTTCGATTGGGGTTTCGGTGGTGGGTGGAATGTTTCTATCCACAATTTTGAGTCTTTATGTGGTTCCTGTGTTTTATCTGATTATCAATGGCGTACAAACTCGCTTAGTGCGAACTCTGCACTTAGAACCGGAACATTAA